A stretch of Lachancea thermotolerans CBS 6340 chromosome D complete sequence DNA encodes these proteins:
- a CDS encoding KLTH0D07128p (similar to uniprot|P32487 Saccharomyces cerevisiae YNL268W Lysine permease; one of three amino acid permeases (Alp1p, Can1p, Lyp1p) responsible for uptake of cationic amino acids): MSLKNDQEVEVIGIATSQSLSSDTQDAGALNRGHVRENLNRSLTPRHINMISIAGVIGTGLYLGTGKALANGGPASLLINYGIIGLVVYLIMLCLGEMSTFMPISGSFCSYAKKFGSGSLAFTLMCNYWFNDAVSVASDLTALQLILDYWKNPNSHFPYWAASLIFWFALLLLNVVHVRVYGEAEYWLALLKVIAIIMFFIISIIVNAGHNSDHAYIGFKNWGVGDAPFVNGFKGFASLFVSSSFAFGGTESITLTAGEAVNPVRNTPKIIKTVFWRILIFYVFTAFFIGMNVPYNYPNLSEKSVMTSPFTIVFQMVGSRGAGSFMNAVILTSVISAGNHALFAGSRVLFNIGLEGYFFPSFITKTNRYQVPYVAVLITWAAGGLCFGSSFIGAGTLWTWLQNIVGVSNQLAWLCISVISIRFRRGLARQGKTHELQFVNWTYPYGPYFLVVFVTFIIFVQGWSSFAPWSVSDFFSYYIELIVFVALYAFWWLWKRDSFVKSDEMDFVTDKYVSPEEEVLLNERLDNLKGWKKVRQVVDEYFV; encoded by the coding sequence ATGTCTCTAAAAAATGACCAAGAGGTCGAGGTTATTGGCATTGCAACTTCGCAGTCTTTAAGCAGCGACACTCAAGATGCGGGGGCGCTAAACCGCGGACATGTCAGAGAGAATCTGAACAGGTCGCTGACACCTCGTCACATCAACATGATCTCAATTGCAGGAGTGATCGGGACCGGGCTCTACTTGGGAACAGGTAAAGCACTGGCTAACGGTGGGCCCGCCTCGCTGCTGATTAACTACGGAATAATAGGACTAGTGGTATACCTGATTATGTTGTGTCTGGGTGAGATGTCCACGTTCATGCCGATATCCGGCTCTTTTTGCTCGTACGCCAAAAAGTTCGGGTCCGGGTCGCTGGCATTCACACTTATGTGCAATTACTGGTTCAATGATGCTGTATCAGTGGCCAGCGATCTGACTGCTCTGCAGCTCATCTTGGACTACTGGAAAAACCCAAACTCGCACTTTCCGTACTGGGCTGCGTCATTGATCTTCTGgttcgcgctgctgctgctcaacGTCGTTCACGTTCGCGTTTACGGCGAGGCGGAGTACTGGTTGGCCTTGCTCAAGGTCATCGCGATCATTatgttcttcatcatctccaTTATTGTCAATGCAGGTCACAACAGCGACCACGCCTACATTGGGTTCAAAAACTGGGGTGTCGGCGACGCTCCGTTTGTTAATGGTTTCAAGGGCTTTGCGTCTCTGTTTGTGTCATCCAGTTTCGCTTTCGGTGGAACAGAATCCATTACTCTCACGGCTGGGGAGGCCGTAAACCCTGTTAGAAATACTCCTAAAATCATCAAAACAGTATTCTGGAGAATTTTAATATTTTACGTATTCACAGCCTTTTTCATTGGCATGAACGTTCCTTACAACTATCCAAATCTCAGTGAAAAGTCGGTCATGACTTCTCCCTTCACCATCGTCTTCCAGATGGTGGGGTCCAGGGGTGCTGGGTCTTTCATGAACGCTGTTATCCTAACCAGTGTAATCAGTGCCGGTAACCACGCGCTGTTCGCGGGGAGCAGAGTTTTATTCAATATTGGGCTCGAAGGCTACTTTTTCCCCAGCTTCATCACCAAAACTAATAGGTACCAGGTTCCATACGTGGCAGTATTAATCACATGGGCTGCTGGCGGTCTGTGCTTTGGCTCAAGTTTCATCGGTGCTGGCACACTGTGGACGTGGCTCCAGAACATTGTTGGTGTATCGAATCAGCTTGCTTGGCTTTGCATTAGTGTGATCTCGATCAGGTTTAGGCGCGGGCTCGCCAGGCAGGGGAAGACGCATGAGCTACAATTTGTCAACTGGACCTATCCCTATGGCCCATATTTTCTCGTGGTTTTTGTAACTTTCATCATCTTTGTTCAAGGCTGGTCGTCGTTTGCTCCTTGGAGTGTTTCCGACTTCTTTTCTTACTACATTGAACTGATAGTGTTCGTGGCTTTATATGCATTCTGGTGGCTCTGGAAGCGCGACTCATTTGTGAAGAGCGACGAGATGGATTTTGTCACGGACAAATACGTTTCACCGGAAGAGGAGGTGCTACTTAATGAAAGGCTCGATAACCTGAAGGGCTGGAAAAAGGTGCGCCAAGTGGTGGACGAGTACTTCGTTTGA
- the ETP1 gene encoding Etp1p (similar to uniprot|P38748 Saccharomyces cerevisiae YHL010C Hypothetical ORF), producing the protein MSIVLGSAQVFIRPKKPCMSFRYRLVIELDVLNEAKKAHEFWIRDEQETTTESTTVRSDLEDSATEDWRHEDVKIGIMNAMSQRDNFIEAEFSSPGIVRLFKIGEEKPDAGTAGDSVLRIPGDDTMISVLFVPSYLSARDLLHSFLGDAVTSRVSHFRIIRSNKDAGYSFILLMKFRDPESAALFKEQYNGRNFNQMDPETCHVIRIKEVVFQERLFPKPQSAGSQFLMNDPFTGHKETGDVELPTCPVCLERLDSEVTGLATIPCQHTFHCQCLNKWKDSRCPVCRYSGLKVTKSSLLRQGVRCSTCGANENLWICLICGNVGCGRYNFKHAVQHFKDTAHFFSMDVATQRVWDYAGDNYVHRLVQNEVDGKLVEVGSSSSRDSSGKRDKEYHLEYVQVLLSQLESQREYYESKLRQLEINEEELKSVHSLQQQIQELKLQAVVTRSKSEHKVNEMRKQLEEERLLSRALQKNLDHLSNTIGDLQKQQEQSVIENQELKEQVTDLMFFLESQEKLKDADESVKQGTLVMKPKKNSRKKK; encoded by the coding sequence ATGAGCATCGTGTTAGGATCGGCGCAAGTATTCATTAGGCCCAAAAAGCCTTGTATGAGCTTCCGGTACCGCCTAGTCATCGAACTTGACGTGCTAAACGAAGCTAAGAAAGCACACGAGTTCTGGATTCGCGACGAGCAAGAGACCACGACAGAAAGTACGACTGTCAGATCGGATCTCGAGGACAGCGCCACCGAAGACTGGAGGCACGAAGACGTTAAGATCGGTATCATGAATGCGATGTCGCAACGTGACAATTTTATTGAGGCCGAGTTTTCGAGCCCTGGAATTGTGCGGTTATTCAAGATTGGTGAAGAGAAGCCGGATGCCGGGACCGCGGGCGACAGCGTGCTGCGAATTCCTGGAGACGATACGATGATAAGCGTTTTGTTTGTGCCGAGCTACCTCAGCGCGCGTGATCTGTTGCATTCATTTCTGGGTGACGCGGTGACTAGCCGAGTGTCGCATTTCCGAATCATTCGGAGCAACAAGGATGCAGGCTACAGTTTCATACTCCTGATGAAGTTCCGAGACCCAGAGTCTGCGGCGCTCTTTAAAGAGCAGTACAACGGTCGCAACTTCAACCAGATGGATCCCGAGACGTGCCATGTTATCCGTATCAAGGAGGTTGTGTTTCAAGAGCGCCTCTTTCCTAAACCGCAAAGCGCCGGTTCACAATTCCTGATGAACGACCCCTTCACTGGCCATAAAGAAACTGGAGACGTTGAGCTTCCGACATGCCCGGTGTGCCTCGAACGGCTAGACTCGGAGGTCACAGGTCTGGCCACGATCCCATGTCAGCATACCTTCCACTGCCAGTGCCTGAACAAATGGAAAGACAGCCGGTGTCCAGTGTGCCGGTACTCGGGCCTGAAGGTTACAAAATCATCACTGCTACGGCAAGGTGTTCGCTGCAGCACTTGCGGTGCCAACGAGAACCTATGGATATGCCTGATCTGTGGGAACGTCGGATGCGGCCGCTATAATTTCAAGCACGCAGTGCAACACTTTAAAGATACTGCCCACTTCTTTTCCATGGATGTGGCGACACAACGAGTATGGGATTATGCAGGCGACAATTATGTGCACCGCTTGGTTCAAAATGAGGTTGATGGgaaacttgttgaagttggctcttcatcttcgcGCGACTCCAGTGGAAAGAGGGACAAGGAATACCATCTAGAGTACGTACAGGTGCTCCTTTCTCAGCTCGAGTCTCAACGTGAGTATTACGAGAGCAAACTGCGACAATTGGAAAtcaacgaagaagaactgaagTCTGTACACAGCTTGCAGCAACAAATACAAGAACTGAAATTACAAGCTGTTGTCACTCGCTCCAAAAGTGAACACAAAGTGAACGAAATGCGGAAACAGCTCGAGGAAGAGCGTCTCCTTTCAAGAGCgcttcagaaaaatttAGACCATCTTAGTAACACCATTGGAGACTTACAGAAACAGCAGGAACAGAGTGTTATTGAAAACCAAGAGCTGAAAGAGCAGGTGACTGACCTGATGTTTTTCCTGGAGTCCCAGGAAAAGCTAAAGGATGCGGATGAAAGCGTTAAGCAGGGCACCCTGGTTATGAAACCCAAAAAGAAcagcaggaagaagaagtaa
- the PRS3 gene encoding ribose phosphate diphosphokinase subunit PRS3 (highly similar to uniprot|P38689 Saccharomyces cerevisiae YHL011C PRS3 5-phospho-ribosyl-1(alpha)-pyrophosphate synthetase involved in nucleotide histidine and tryptophan biosynthesis one of a five related enzymes which are active as heteromultimeric complexes): protein MATNSIKLLAPDVHRGLAELVAKRLGLKLTDTKLKRDPTGEVSFSIGESVRDQDIFIITQIGSGVVNDRVLELLVMINACKTASARRITSVLPNFPYARQDRKDKSRAPITAKLMADMLTTAGCDHVVTMDLHASQIQGFFDVPVDNLYAEPSVVRYIREHINFNEAIIISPDAGGAKRAAALADRLDLNFALIHKERARANEVSRMVLVGDVTDKICIIVDDMADTCGTLAKAAEVLLDNRAKGVIAIVTHGVLSGKAIENINNSKLDRVVCTNTVPFEEKMKLCPKLDVIDVSAVLAESIRRLHNGESISYLFKHSPL from the coding sequence ATGGCTACAAATTCAATTAAGTTATTGGCCCCCGATGTGCACCGCGGACTGGCGGAGCTAGTGGCCAAACGTCTGGGCCTCAAGCTAACTGACACTAAACTGAAGCGGGACCCCACCGGCGAGGTGTCATTTTCCATCGGTGAGTCTGTGAGAGACCAGGACATTTTTATTATCACGCAAATTGGATCAGGGGTAGTGAATGACCGTGTTCTGGAGCTCCTCGTCATGATCAACGCTTGCAAAACCGCGTCAGCTAGGAGAATCACTTCGGTGCTTCCAAACTTCCCTTACGCAAGACAAGACAGAAAGGACAAGAGCCGTGCACCCATCACCGCGAAACTTATGGCGGATATGTTGACCACAGCGGGCTGCGATCATGTGGTGACCATGGATCTGCACGCATCACAAATACAAGGGTTCTTCGACGTCCCAGTGGATAATCTTTATGCTGAACCTAGTGTTGTGAGGTATATTCGCGAGCACATTAACTTTAACGAAGCGATTATCATTTCTCCGGACGCTGGTGGAGCTAAGAGAGCCGCTGCTCTGGCGGACAGACTTGACTTGAACTTTGCGCTTATTCATAAAGAAAGGGCTCGCGCGAATGAAGTCTCTCGAATGGTGCTGGTTGGCGACGTGACGGATAAAATTTGTATCATTGTCGATGACATGGCTGACACTTGTGGTACATTGGCGAAGGCTGCGGAAGTGCTACTGGATAATCGTGCAAAGGGGGTGATCGCTATTGTCACACATGGTGTTTTATCAGGAAAAGCCATTGAAAATATTAATAACTCTAAGTTGGATAGAGTTGTTTGCACTAACACAGTTCCTTTTGAGGAAAAGATGAAGCTTTGCCCTAAACTGGACGTCATAGATGTGAGTGCTGTTTTGGCGGAGAGTATCCGCCGTTTACATAACGGTGAGAGTATTTCTTACCTATTTAAGCACTCTCCGCTGTAG
- a CDS encoding haloacid dehalogenase superfamily protein (conserved hypothetical protein), which produces MDGLLINTEDIYTLVTNEILTEYGKGPLTWDLKVQLQGLPGPEACRKVLDHFQLPVTPQEFDRKNIELQCKMWPKCSFLPGALDLIRYLHSKNIPIALCTSSAKHKFEGKTSHLKHGFELFDAIVTGDDPRIPPGRGKPFPDIWLVGLKELNNKFKANIQPEECLIFEDGVPGVTAAKAAGGYVVWIPHPDAYDVLGDTDAILDGKGELISSLVHLDKAKFGL; this is translated from the coding sequence ATGGATGGACTTTTGATCAACACCGAAGATATCTACACGCTGGTTACAAATGAAATTTTGACTGAATATGGGAAAGGGCCTCTTACATGGGACTTGAAGGTTCAGCTCCAAGGCTTGCCTGGACCTGAGGCATGCCGTAAGGTTTTGGATCATTTCCAATTACCCGTGACACCCCAGGAGTTCGACCGGAAAAACATTGAACTTCAGTGCAAAATGTGGCCCAAGTGTTCTTTCTTGCCAGGTGCTTTGGACTTGATTAGGTATCTGCACTCTAAAAACATCCCGATTGCGTTGTGCACTTCTTCTGCGAAACATAAATTTGAAGGTAAAACCAGCCATTTAAAGCATGGATTTGAGCTGTTCGACGCAATTGTAACCGGAGATGACCCAAGAATTCCACCTGGGAGAGGTAAACCTTTCCCAGATATATGGTTAGTGGGGCTAAAAGAGCTGAATAACAAATTCAAGGCAAACATTCAGCCCGAGGAATGCCTTATTTTCGAAGATGGTGTCCCCGGTGTGACAGCGGCAAAAGCCGCAGGGGGCTACGTTGTGTGGATACCGCACCCAGACGCATATGATGTTTTAGGTGATACTGATGCTATTTTGGATGGCAAGGGTGAACTTATCAGCTCCTTGGTTCACCTTGACAAGGCGAAATTTGGGCTTTAA
- the TUL1 gene encoding ubiquitin-protein ligase TUL1 (similar to uniprot|P36096 Saccharomyces cerevisiae YKL034W TUL1 Transmembrane Ubiquitin Ligase): MEIDGNTILFIFVILYFLYSSPSGDGVTSQYEYNQLQTLRAQYNDEHSQFANMTLSENFRNITGLKLSYEDVLKSPGINATYPIAGKDYNHWSSNQGHMILPESVITEIREDVWSGKEGVFPPNITSTLHGLIKLDSNKDYQKVPMPVPEYYEPPHDFSQNFNDPYVDDGTLSNGQHNVTFNEGQVVIEIKAADTALAYSDARRPSFFNSQSDRWRMLHVNLHFSDFHDEEKHSINSRAVYDIKRGRILAISESAKFHSLFAFPHYMSLKEDDKLVFDEVKLLVEEYWNASNFVDTRTMNYLQESYAVANYKCEFLAYFQLSPWSAYSPEQLKVIDDELTWPLGRRANLSSLPPINISSGIVYSPDCGINLRVSSVSGPRYELHVRKMRDTLLFGIVLLASQIYLLLIQMQHTNTPSMVNKISYWCFSLMNSVDGSLAIIFFFMTSAIPELYLPLVICSFACLILASVFEMRYLISIYASQANEQNVSFTTLLRRNTGSEERNAPTVIPDEATISSHMYRRYILMMFLSMVLILSVATWSRRIRTPFECVAFFVLNSYWVPQIARNAIKGNEPRRRRASPGESQAPRQNKMPLLWSFVIGTSIIRFLPVAYVFTVPSNIFYHHRDIRYVVIVALWILFQIVILYSQDIMGARWFLPKYTIPEGYSYHKGISSADLLEHGSSPNYSIDCAICMNDVPVYVDDIPKTHKVDKESYMITPCSHIFHTQCLESWMSYKLQCPVCRAPLPPL; the protein is encoded by the coding sequence ATGGAAATTGACGGCAATACAATATTGTTCATCTTTGTGATCCTTTATTTTTTATATTCGAGCCCGTCAGGCGATGGTGTCACGTCCCAGTACGAGTACAATCAGCTTCAGACGCTAAGAGCTCAGTATAATGATGAGCACTCTCAATTTGCTAATATGACACTCAGCGAGAACTTCCGAAACATCACAGGTCTCAAACTTAGCTACGAAGATGTGCTAAAATCTCCAGGCATTAACGCCACATACCCAATCGCTGGGAAAGACTACAATCACTGGTCGAGTAACCAAGGCCACATGATACTCCCCGAGAGCGTGATCACCGAAATCAGGGAGGATGTGTGGAGCGGCAAAGAAGGGGTGTTTCCACCTAACATAACAAGTACTCTACACGGTCTCATTAAGTTAGACTCGAACAAAGATTATCAAAAAGTTCCTATGCCAGTGCCAGAATACTACGAGCCTCCACATGAtttttctcaaaacttCAATGATCCATATGTTGATGACGGAACACTCAGCAATGGTCAACATAACGTCACTTTCAATGAAGGTCAGGTTGTTATCGAGATTAAAGCAGCAGACACGGCATTGGCTTATTCTGATGCAAGGAGGCcctcttttttcaatagcCAAAGTGATAGGTGGCGGATGCTGCACGTCAACTTGCACTTTTCTGACTTCCacgatgaagaaaagcacTCAATTAACAGCAGAGCAGTTTACGACATTAAAAGAGGACGTATTCTGGCCATATCAGAGAGCGCGAAATTCCATTCACTGTTTGCCTTCCCTCATTATATGAGTCTGAAAGAGGACGATAAATTAGTTTTCGACGAAGTGAAGCTTTTAGTTGAAGAGTATTGGAATGCCTCAAATTTTGTTGATACAAGGACAATGAACTACTTGCAAGAATCATATGCCGTTGCTAACTACAAATGTGAGTTCCTTGCATACTTTCAGTTGAGCCCTTGGTCCGCTTATAGTCCAGAACAACTGAAGGTTATAGATGACGAGCTCACATGGCCTTTAGGGAGACGGGCTAATTTATCGAGTCTTCCACCCATCAATATTTCTTCTGGTATTGTTTATTCACCAGATTGTGGCATCAACCTTCGTGTGAGCAGCGTCAGTGGCCCTCGGTACGAACTGCATGTGAGGAAAATGAGAGATACATTGCTGTTTGGGATAGTTTTGCTTGCATCTCAAATCTATTTATTATTGATTCAAATGCAGCATACAAACACGCCGTCAATGGTCAATAAAATATCCTACTGGTGtttctctttgatgaaTTCGGTTGATGGATCGCTGGCTATAATATTCTTCTTTATGACAAGCGCAATTCCAGAGCTTTACTTGCCACTTGTAATATGCTCATTTGCCTGTTTGATCTTGGCTTCTGTTTTTGAGATGCGCTACTTGATATCTATCTATGCATCACAAGCAAACGAGCAAAACGTGAGCTTCACGACATTACTGCGGCGAAACACGGGTTCTGAAGAGAGGAATGCGCCAACAGTTATACCTGATGAAGCCACCATTAGCAGCCACATGTACCGGAGGTATATTCTTATGATGTTTCTCTCCATGGTTCTTATTCTCAGCGTTGCAACTTGGTCTAGAAGGATCAGAACCCCATTTGAGTGCGTTGCCTTTTTTGTTCTTAACTCATATTGGGTTCCACAAATCGCGAGGAACGCTATCAAGGGTAAcgagccaagaagaagaagggcTTCGCCAGGTGAATCACAAGCACCAAGGCAGAACAAGATGCCATTGCTCTGGAGTTTTGTTATTGGCACTTCTATAATCCGGTTCCTTCCCGTGGCTTACGTCTTCACGGTTCCCTCGAACATATTTTACCACCACAGAGACATACGTTATGTTGTTATCGTTGCCTTGTGGATTCTGTTCCAGATTGTTATACTTTATTCGCAGGATATTATGGGCGCCCGCTGGTTCCTACCAAAATACACAATTCCTGAAGGCTATTCATACCATAAAGGTATTTCTTCCGCCGACTTATTGGAGCATGGAAGCTCTCCAAACTACAGTATTGATTGCGCTATCTGCATGAATGACGTTCCCGTTTACGTTGACGACATTCCGAAGACACACAAGGTCGATAAGGAAAGTTACATGATAACACCATGTAGCCACATATTCCACACTCAGTGTTTAGAGAGCTGGATGAGCTATAAACTACAGTGCCCTGTGTGCAGAGCACCGCTCCCTCCTCTTTAA
- a CDS encoding UTP--glucose-1-phosphate uridylyltransferase (highly similar to uniprot|P32861 Saccharomyces cerevisiae YKL035W UGP1 UDP-glucose pyrophosphorylase or UTP-glucose-1-phosphate uridylyltransferase EC:2.7.7.9), which produces MMQAKKHTKTHSTYAFESNTNSVAASQMRNALNKLADSVKDEDTRSKFEGELDSFFSLFRRYLVEKASGSTLEWDKIKSPNPEEVVDFSVIEQQPENVSNLSKLAVLKLNGGLGTSMGCVGPKSVIEVRDGNTFLDLSVRQIEYLNRQYDSDVPLLLMNSFNTDADTAHLIKKYSANRIRIRSFNQSKFPRVYKDSMLPVPSSYNDELDSWYPPGHGDLFESLHASGELDALIAQGREILFVSNGDNLGATVDLKILNHMIETGAEYIMELTDKTRADVKGGTLISYDGQVRLLEVAQVPKEHVDEFKNIRKFKNFNTNNLWINLKAVKKLVESSSLEMEIIPNQKTINRGGHEINVLQLETACGAAIRHFQGAHGVVVPRSRFLPVKTCSDLLLVKSDLFCLEHGALKLDPSRFGPNPLIKLGSHFKKVSGFHARIPHIPKIVELDHLTITGNVFLGKGVTLKGTVIIVCSEGQRIDIPNGSVLENVVITGNLQILEH; this is translated from the coding sequence ATGATGCAAGCTAAGAAACACACTAAGACCCACTCTACTTATGCCTTTGAGAGCAACACAAACAGCGTGGCGGCGTCCCAGATGAGGAATGCTCTGAACAAGCTGGCGGATTCGGTTAAAGACGAAGACACGCGCAGCAAGTTCGAAGGGGAGCTCGATTCGTTCTTCTCCTTATTCAGAAGGTATTTGGTTGAGAAGGCTTCCGGGAGCACTTTGGAGTGGGACAAAATCAAGTCCCCTAACCCCGAAGAGGTTGTTGACTTTTCCGTCATTGAGCAGCAGCCGGAGAATGTGTCCAACTTGTCCAAGTTGGCAGTTCTGAAGCTGAACGGTGGGCTGGGCACATCCATGGGCTGCGTGGGCCCTAAGTCTGTTATTGAGGTTCGCGATGGCAACACGTTTTTGGATTTGTCGGTGCGCCAGATCGAGTACCTGAACAGGCAGTACGACAGCGACGTTCCTTTGCTGCTGATGAACTCTTTCAACACAGACGCCGATACTGCTCATCTAATTAAGAAGTACTCTGCGAACAGGATCAGAATTAGATCTTTCAACCAGTCGAAATTCCCACGTGTTTACAAGGACTCAATGTTGCCTGTGCCTTCTTCGTACAATGACGAACTTGACTCCTGGTACCCACCAGGTCACGGTGATCTTTTCGAGTCACTGCATGCTTCGGGCGAACTCGACGCATTGATTGCTCAGGGCAGAGAGATTCTATTCGTCTCAAACGGTGACAACTTGGGCGCAACTGTCGatttgaagattctgaaTCACATGATCGAGACAGGCGCTGAATACATAATGGAGTTGACCGACAAGACTAGGGCTGACGTTAAGGGAGGTACTCTCATCTCCTATGACGGACAAGTGCGCCTTTTGGAAGTGGCTCAGGTCCCAAAAGAGCACGTCGATGAATTTAAAAACATTCgcaagttcaagaacttcaacaccaaCAACTTATGGATCAACTTGAAGGCTGTTAAGAAACTTGTCGAGTCGAGCAGTTTGGAAATGGAAATTATTCCAAACCAAAAAACCATCAACAGAGGAGGGCACGAGATCAATGTTCTTCAGCTGGAAACGGCTTGCGGTGCTGCAATCAGACATTTCCAGGGCGCCCACGGTGTGGTCGTGCCTAGATCTAGATTCTTGCCAGTCAAGACCTGCTCTGACTTGCTGTTGGTTAAATCCGACCTGTTTTGTCTTGAACACGGGGCTCTAAAGCTCGATCCCTCGAGATTCGGACCTAATCCTTTAATCAAGTTGGGATCTcacttcaagaaggtttCTGGATTCCACGCTAGAATTCCTCACATCCCCAAGATTGTGGAACTTGACCACCTAACCATAACCGGTAACGTCTTCCTGGGTAAGGGCGTTACACTCAAGGGAACCGTTATCATTGTCTGTTCGGAAGGCCAAAGAATCGACATTCCCAACGGGTCAGTTCTGGAGAATGTGGTAATCACTGGAAACCTGCAGATCCTAGAGCACTGA